The Montipora capricornis isolate CH-2021 chromosome 1, ASM3666992v2, whole genome shotgun sequence genome contains a region encoding:
- the LOC138047929 gene encoding gamma-aminobutyric acid type B receptor subunit 2-like isoform X1 → MFLAQAMGNQRSFNKQVQNWILVPFFVCLFMRIPRQALANEEKKTLTIGGLYATGSITTFQNASGIIETVNKALQFINERSQILPGYKLQIRWADTKCQLGHGVQALFQHIKDPPTKIMLLGGICSAATTPIAECSQLLNLIQVAYGASSFYLSDKKKYPLFFRTIPPEKGQNRVRLAILQHFKWNRIAILTEKEPYYEAAFTSLIELLEKHNITIVAKAFLNGIDEEDHRSPIKTFQDKDARVIVGLFSEKVAVKVFCQAYKQGFYGGKYVWLLIGWYQPSWWKDHTANASKFKCKPKHVAEAFGNYIMTAFRKVGPSSPNIIGGKKTHSWWENNVNRLGQYSGFAYDAMVSIALALNRSAAILASRNKTLDEFNYEDAEMAQIFKESLSTVKFQGFTGQVYYNKEGERKGIVEVGQKQGNEIKILGNYTVLKEELALESAKFIWQGGKIPADQMTTVNKQFEISLGLFGFFCAADGLGIIIAVAFLTFNINNSEHRYIKMSSPRMNNIIVVGAILIYISGILISIDGRNFVGPGSEVIIGCRFSSWVACIGFTLGFGGMFLKTWRVHKIFVNRTKKVVISDYHLLAMLALFISIDLLIIVIREVIDPQKVTQRFTGNEEYDSSKDTKYVPYYNDCTSSYRNAWLYVFYGYKGIMLAFGVFLAWETRSVCVPGLNDSRYIGLSIYNVVFPCALGMTVISIVKDVPDVRYVVQSVLVVFCTTVTLCLVFIPKISTVKADPLGQNTPRFVPSLINNQSPPQGRAQERRQLQPTAKTTASRPTTRSTPNDRQRANSNLS, encoded by the exons ATGTTCTTGGCGCAAGCGATGGGAAACCAAAGGTCTTTTAACAAGCAAGTTCAGAATTGGATTCTGGTTCCGTTTTTCGTGTGCTTGTTTATGAGAATCCCCAGGCAAGCACTTGCAAACGAAGAAAAGAAGACGCTGACAATTGGAGGACTTTACGCAACTGGTTCAATCACCACGTTCCAGAATGCTTCAGGGATTATTGAGACGGTCAACAAGGCACTTCAGTTCATTAACGAGCGATCACAAATTTTGCCTGGTTACAAATTGCAGATTCGTTGGGCAGATACCAAG TGTCAGCTGGGTCATGGTGTCCAAGCTTTATTTCAACACATAAAGGATCCGCCGACAAAGATAATGTTGCTTGGAGGAATCTGCAGTGCAGCCACTACACCCATCGCTGAATGCTCTCAACTTTTGAATCTCATACAG GTAGCTTACGGAGCATCTTCATTCTATCTCTCAGACAAGAAAAAGTATCCTCTCTTCTTTAGAACCATTCCTCCCGAGAAAGGACAAAATCGCGTTCGTCTAGCTATCTTGCAGCATTTTAAATGGAACAGAATTGCAATACTAACTGAGAAAGAACCTTACTATGAGGCT GCTTTCACAAGTCTTATTGAGCTACTGGAGAAACATAACATCACTATCGTGGCTAAAGCGTTCCTTAATGGCATTGATGAAGAGGATCACCGGTCTCCAATTAAGACATTTCAG GACAAAGATGCGCGAGTGATTGTTGGGCTTTTCTCAGAAAAAGTGGCCGTCAAGGTCTTTTGCCAG GCTTACAAGCAAGGCTTTTACGGGGGCAAGTATGTATGGCTTTTGATAGGCTGGTACCAGCCTAGTTGGTGGAAAGATCACACTGCAAATGCCTCCAAATTCAAATGCAAACCAAAACACGTGGCCGAAGCGTTTGGAAATTACATCATGACTGCCTTTCGAAAAGTCGGACCCAGTTCACCCAATATAATAGGGGGCAAG AAAACGCACAGTTGGTGGGAAAACAATGTCAACCGCCTTGGACAATATTCGGGTTTTGCGTATGACGCAATGGTGTCCATTGCACTGGCTCTGAACAGATCAGCTGCAATCCTCGCTAGCAGAAACAAGACCTTGGATGAATTTAACTACGAAGACGCAGAAATGGCACAGATATTCAAGGAATCGTTATCAACTGTCAAGTTCCAAGGATTTACT GGCCAAGTGTACTACAATAAGGAGggcgaaaggaaaggaattgtGGAAGTCGGCCAAAAGCAAG gtaatgaaataaaaatacttGGAAATTACACAGTGCTTAAGGAAGAGCTTGCTCTCGAATCTGCTAAATTTATTTGGCAAG GAGGCAAGATTCCAGCAGATCAAATGACAACGGTTAACAAACAGTTCGAAATTTCCTTAGGACTTTTCGGATTCTTTTGTGCTGCAGACGGTCTGGGAATTATAATAGCGGTCGCCTTCTTAACCTTTAACATCAACAACAGTGAGCACAG ATATATCAAGATGTCAAGTCCTCGTATGAATAATATCATAGTGGTTGGTGCGATTCTTATCTACATTTCTGGAATTCTGATCAGCATTGATGGCCGGAATTTTGTAGGTCCAGGCAGTGAAGTGATTATAGGTTGTAGG TTTTCCAGCTGGGTAGCTTGCATAGGATTCACACTTGGCTTTGGTGGAATGTTCTTGAAGACGTGGAGGGTGCATAAAATTTTTGTTAATCGAACCAAGAAAGTG GTGATCAGTGATTACCACTTGCTCGCAATGCTGGCATTGTTTATTTCAATTGATCTTCTTATCATCGTAATCCGTGAGGTAATAGATCCACAAAAGGTCACTCAACGATTCACTGGGAATGAG GAATACGACTCATCTAAAGATACAAAGTATGTCCCATACTACAATGACTGCACTTCATCGTATCGAAATGCATGGCTCTATGTATTTTACGGGTACAAGGGCATAATGCTAGCATTTGGTGTCTTTCTGGCCTGGGAAACTAGAAGCGTCTGTGTTCCAGGACTAAACGATTCTCGCTATATTGGACTTTCCATTTACAACGTAGTTTTTCCTTGTGCGCTAGGCATGACGGTAATCTCCATTGTTAAAGATGTCCCTGATGTTCGATATGTGGTGCAGTCGGTTCTGGTCGTGTTCTGCACTACAGTTACTCTGTGCTTGGTATTTATTCCAAAG ATCTCTACAGTCAAGGCAGATCCTCTTGGACAAAACACGCCTCGTTTTGTTCCCAGTTTGATCAATAATCAATCACCGCCTCAAGGTCGGGCACAGGAGAGACGACAATTACAACCCACAGCAAAAACTACGGCATCCAGGCCCACTACGCGTTCTACACCAAATGATCGCCAGCGTGCAAACTCCAACCTCTCATGA
- the LOC138047929 gene encoding gamma-aminobutyric acid type B receptor subunit 2-like isoform X2: MEECFIVFKAHCQLGHGVQALFQHIKDPPTKIMLLGGICSAATTPIAECSQLLNLIQVAYGASSFYLSDKKKYPLFFRTIPPEKGQNRVRLAILQHFKWNRIAILTEKEPYYEAAFTSLIELLEKHNITIVAKAFLNGIDEEDHRSPIKTFQDKDARVIVGLFSEKVAVKVFCQAYKQGFYGGKYVWLLIGWYQPSWWKDHTANASKFKCKPKHVAEAFGNYIMTAFRKVGPSSPNIIGGKKTHSWWENNVNRLGQYSGFAYDAMVSIALALNRSAAILASRNKTLDEFNYEDAEMAQIFKESLSTVKFQGFTGQVYYNKEGERKGIVEVGQKQGNEIKILGNYTVLKEELALESAKFIWQGGKIPADQMTTVNKQFEISLGLFGFFCAADGLGIIIAVAFLTFNINNSEHRYIKMSSPRMNNIIVVGAILIYISGILISIDGRNFVGPGSEVIIGCRFSSWVACIGFTLGFGGMFLKTWRVHKIFVNRTKKVVISDYHLLAMLALFISIDLLIIVIREVIDPQKVTQRFTGNEEYDSSKDTKYVPYYNDCTSSYRNAWLYVFYGYKGIMLAFGVFLAWETRSVCVPGLNDSRYIGLSIYNVVFPCALGMTVISIVKDVPDVRYVVQSVLVVFCTTVTLCLVFIPKISTVKADPLGQNTPRFVPSLINNQSPPQGRAQERRQLQPTAKTTASRPTTRSTPNDRQRANSNLS; this comes from the exons ATGGAGGAGTGTTTCATCGTGTTTAAAGCTCAT TGTCAGCTGGGTCATGGTGTCCAAGCTTTATTTCAACACATAAAGGATCCGCCGACAAAGATAATGTTGCTTGGAGGAATCTGCAGTGCAGCCACTACACCCATCGCTGAATGCTCTCAACTTTTGAATCTCATACAG GTAGCTTACGGAGCATCTTCATTCTATCTCTCAGACAAGAAAAAGTATCCTCTCTTCTTTAGAACCATTCCTCCCGAGAAAGGACAAAATCGCGTTCGTCTAGCTATCTTGCAGCATTTTAAATGGAACAGAATTGCAATACTAACTGAGAAAGAACCTTACTATGAGGCT GCTTTCACAAGTCTTATTGAGCTACTGGAGAAACATAACATCACTATCGTGGCTAAAGCGTTCCTTAATGGCATTGATGAAGAGGATCACCGGTCTCCAATTAAGACATTTCAG GACAAAGATGCGCGAGTGATTGTTGGGCTTTTCTCAGAAAAAGTGGCCGTCAAGGTCTTTTGCCAG GCTTACAAGCAAGGCTTTTACGGGGGCAAGTATGTATGGCTTTTGATAGGCTGGTACCAGCCTAGTTGGTGGAAAGATCACACTGCAAATGCCTCCAAATTCAAATGCAAACCAAAACACGTGGCCGAAGCGTTTGGAAATTACATCATGACTGCCTTTCGAAAAGTCGGACCCAGTTCACCCAATATAATAGGGGGCAAG AAAACGCACAGTTGGTGGGAAAACAATGTCAACCGCCTTGGACAATATTCGGGTTTTGCGTATGACGCAATGGTGTCCATTGCACTGGCTCTGAACAGATCAGCTGCAATCCTCGCTAGCAGAAACAAGACCTTGGATGAATTTAACTACGAAGACGCAGAAATGGCACAGATATTCAAGGAATCGTTATCAACTGTCAAGTTCCAAGGATTTACT GGCCAAGTGTACTACAATAAGGAGggcgaaaggaaaggaattgtGGAAGTCGGCCAAAAGCAAG gtaatgaaataaaaatacttGGAAATTACACAGTGCTTAAGGAAGAGCTTGCTCTCGAATCTGCTAAATTTATTTGGCAAG GAGGCAAGATTCCAGCAGATCAAATGACAACGGTTAACAAACAGTTCGAAATTTCCTTAGGACTTTTCGGATTCTTTTGTGCTGCAGACGGTCTGGGAATTATAATAGCGGTCGCCTTCTTAACCTTTAACATCAACAACAGTGAGCACAG ATATATCAAGATGTCAAGTCCTCGTATGAATAATATCATAGTGGTTGGTGCGATTCTTATCTACATTTCTGGAATTCTGATCAGCATTGATGGCCGGAATTTTGTAGGTCCAGGCAGTGAAGTGATTATAGGTTGTAGG TTTTCCAGCTGGGTAGCTTGCATAGGATTCACACTTGGCTTTGGTGGAATGTTCTTGAAGACGTGGAGGGTGCATAAAATTTTTGTTAATCGAACCAAGAAAGTG GTGATCAGTGATTACCACTTGCTCGCAATGCTGGCATTGTTTATTTCAATTGATCTTCTTATCATCGTAATCCGTGAGGTAATAGATCCACAAAAGGTCACTCAACGATTCACTGGGAATGAG GAATACGACTCATCTAAAGATACAAAGTATGTCCCATACTACAATGACTGCACTTCATCGTATCGAAATGCATGGCTCTATGTATTTTACGGGTACAAGGGCATAATGCTAGCATTTGGTGTCTTTCTGGCCTGGGAAACTAGAAGCGTCTGTGTTCCAGGACTAAACGATTCTCGCTATATTGGACTTTCCATTTACAACGTAGTTTTTCCTTGTGCGCTAGGCATGACGGTAATCTCCATTGTTAAAGATGTCCCTGATGTTCGATATGTGGTGCAGTCGGTTCTGGTCGTGTTCTGCACTACAGTTACTCTGTGCTTGGTATTTATTCCAAAG ATCTCTACAGTCAAGGCAGATCCTCTTGGACAAAACACGCCTCGTTTTGTTCCCAGTTTGATCAATAATCAATCACCGCCTCAAGGTCGGGCACAGGAGAGACGACAATTACAACCCACAGCAAAAACTACGGCATCCAGGCCCACTACGCGTTCTACACCAAATGATCGCCAGCGTGCAAACTCCAACCTCTCATGA